A part of Microbacterium terregens genomic DNA contains:
- the ftsW gene encoding putative lipid II flippase FtsW: MTTTTPRPTPQQTRPPQIEPDQPARRGLAARVSLGRVFAPVPSEFLLIASTALLLTGFGLVMVLSATSATATAAGDPPYEAAIKQAVFAVIGIPMMFIASRLPISFWKRAAWPALIGAVLFQLLVFVPGLGVEANGNRNWIMIAGIQFQPAEFLKLGLALWMGYVLFRKRTLLGLWRHVFIPVVPVGALVIATVLAGSDLGTAMILVLILLGALFFSGVKLRIFILPLIVSVGAVAALAVTSPDRMRRIMSFLDPDCLADYFNSCYQPLHGIWGLAGGGVFGLGLGNSKEKYDWLPAAANDYIFAIVGEELGLIGCAVVLALFALFAVGAFHVIRKTDDPFVRIVSGAITVWIVGQALINIGVVLRVFPVLGVPLPFMSQGGTSLVSVLLASGVLLSFARTLPAAEARRQAAIERAAARRQRAAAPARAR, translated from the coding sequence GTGACGACCACGACTCCCAGACCGACCCCGCAGCAGACCCGCCCTCCGCAGATCGAGCCTGACCAGCCCGCACGCCGCGGACTTGCGGCCCGGGTGTCCCTCGGCCGGGTGTTCGCTCCCGTCCCGAGCGAATTCCTGCTGATCGCCTCTACCGCGCTGCTGCTGACCGGCTTCGGCCTGGTGATGGTGCTGTCTGCCACCTCGGCGACCGCGACCGCCGCGGGCGACCCCCCGTACGAAGCGGCGATCAAGCAGGCCGTGTTCGCGGTGATCGGCATCCCGATGATGTTCATCGCGAGCCGCCTGCCGATCAGCTTCTGGAAGCGCGCGGCCTGGCCGGCCCTCATCGGCGCCGTCCTGTTCCAGCTGCTCGTCTTCGTGCCCGGTCTGGGTGTCGAAGCCAACGGCAACCGCAACTGGATCATGATCGCGGGCATCCAGTTCCAGCCCGCGGAGTTCCTCAAGCTCGGACTCGCCCTCTGGATGGGCTACGTGCTGTTCCGCAAGCGGACGCTGCTCGGGCTGTGGCGCCACGTCTTCATTCCGGTCGTCCCGGTCGGCGCCCTCGTGATCGCGACGGTCCTCGCCGGCAGCGACCTCGGCACCGCGATGATCCTGGTCCTGATCCTGCTCGGGGCGCTGTTCTTCTCCGGCGTCAAGCTGCGGATCTTCATCCTGCCTCTGATCGTCTCGGTCGGAGCCGTCGCAGCCCTCGCCGTGACCAGTCCCGACCGCATGCGGCGCATCATGAGCTTCCTGGACCCCGATTGCCTCGCGGACTACTTCAACAGCTGCTACCAACCGCTGCACGGCATCTGGGGGCTGGCGGGTGGCGGCGTCTTCGGCTTGGGTCTGGGCAACTCCAAGGAGAAGTACGACTGGCTGCCGGCGGCGGCCAACGACTACATCTTCGCGATCGTCGGCGAGGAGCTCGGCCTTATCGGCTGCGCGGTCGTCCTGGCCCTCTTCGCGCTCTTCGCGGTCGGCGCCTTCCACGTCATCCGCAAGACGGACGACCCCTTCGTGCGGATCGTCTCGGGCGCCATCACGGTGTGGATCGTCGGTCAGGCGCTGATCAACATCGGCGTCGTGCTGCGGGTGTTCCCGGTGCTCGGCGTGCCGCTGCCCTTCATGTCGCAGGGCGGCACATCCCTCGTGTCGGTGCTCCTGGCCTCGGGCGTGCTGCTCTCGTTCGCGCGCACCCTGCCCGCGGCGGAGGCCCGGCGGCAGGCTGCCATCGAACGCGCGGCCGCGCGCCGGCAACGCGCCGCCGCCCCTGCTCGCGCGCGGTGA
- a CDS encoding UDP-N-acetylglucosamine--N-acetylmuramyl-(pentapeptide) pyrophosphoryl-undecaprenol N-acetylglucosamine transferase: protein MTTYLLAGGGTAGHVNPLLAVADALRARNSGDRILVLGTREGLEARLVPERGYDLLLVDKVPFPRRPDRAAATFPLRFRGAIAQVRSHIREHGVDVVVGFGGYASAPAYVAARNARVPVVVHEANAKPGMANVLGARRAAAVGVAFEGTRLKGGRVVGMPLRREIVDLDRAALRAEAAAHFGLDPVRPTLLVFGGSLGAQRLNEAFSDAWRDVLDAGWQLVHVTGERSDLPDPGAAGYAVRRYVDRMDMAFALCDLIVSRAGAATVSEISALGIPAVYVPYAVGNGEQTLNAASAVCAGAAVLIPDGEFTADRIRAQIIPLLADAARRTAMTDAAASVGTRNGAENVVALIDEALARRP from the coding sequence GTGACGACGTACCTTCTTGCCGGTGGTGGCACTGCCGGGCACGTCAACCCGCTGTTGGCGGTGGCCGATGCCCTCCGAGCCCGCAACTCCGGCGACCGCATCCTCGTGCTCGGCACCCGCGAGGGCCTGGAGGCGCGCCTGGTCCCGGAACGCGGCTACGATCTGCTGCTCGTGGACAAGGTGCCCTTCCCCCGCCGCCCCGACCGAGCCGCCGCCACCTTCCCGCTGCGCTTCCGCGGAGCGATCGCGCAGGTCCGCTCGCACATCCGCGAACACGGTGTCGATGTGGTCGTGGGTTTCGGAGGCTACGCGTCCGCACCCGCCTACGTCGCGGCGCGCAACGCCCGCGTGCCCGTCGTCGTCCATGAGGCCAATGCGAAGCCCGGCATGGCCAACGTGCTCGGGGCTCGCCGCGCGGCCGCGGTCGGCGTCGCGTTCGAAGGCACGCGGCTCAAGGGCGGCCGTGTCGTCGGGATGCCCCTGCGCCGCGAGATCGTCGACCTCGATCGTGCCGCGCTGCGCGCCGAGGCGGCAGCGCACTTCGGGCTCGACCCGGTGCGGCCGACCCTTCTCGTGTTCGGCGGATCCCTCGGCGCGCAGCGCCTGAACGAGGCATTCTCCGACGCCTGGCGCGACGTGCTGGATGCCGGCTGGCAGCTGGTCCACGTCACGGGGGAGCGATCGGATCTGCCCGACCCCGGCGCCGCCGGCTACGCCGTTCGTCGCTACGTCGACCGGATGGACATGGCGTTCGCGCTGTGCGATCTGATCGTCTCCCGCGCCGGCGCCGCCACGGTCAGCGAGATCAGCGCACTCGGAATCCCGGCTGTCTACGTGCCCTACGCGGTCGGCAACGGGGAGCAGACGCTCAATGCCGCATCCGCGGTGTGCGCCGGCGCGGCGGTCCTGATCCCGGACGGGGAGTTCACCGCCGACCGGATCCGCGCACAGATCATTCCGCTCCTGGCCGATGCGGCGCGACGGACGGCGATGACGGATGCCGCGGCATCCGTCGGCACGCGCAACGGCGCCGAGAACGTCGTGGCTCTGATCGACGAGGCGCTCGCCCGCCGTCCTTAG
- the murC gene encoding UDP-N-acetylmuramate--L-alanine ligase, with translation MIRPDLSLPLPERIEAAHFIGIGGSGMSGLARMFLDRGIRVSGSDRAESQALRELADLGATVHVGHDAANLGDADTVIHTGAIWPENPEFVTAKERGMPVIHRSQALHWLIGGRRLVSVAGAHGKTTSTGMIVTALQALSERPTFVNGGVIAQLGASSATGSDDLFVIEADESDGTFLLYDTSIALITNVDPDHLDHYGTDDAFVDAFATFANRASEAVVISADDAGARNVADRLTHSHVLTFGQSEGADVRITDLRTDGPVAFTISHGAASARARLTLPGAHNAINAAGAVAVLLTLGHDLTSSVRAVEGFEGTIRRFELHGVARGVSVFDDYAHHPTEVAAALVAARSVIGDGRIIAIQQPHTYSRTQQMYREFAEVLEEYADHTVMLDVFGAREDPIPGVTGELVSDAFADPAHVHYVADWQEAAAYTATVARDGDYVITLGCGNVYQIIPQVLDALAQTPASADDAASGRAE, from the coding sequence ATGATCAGACCCGACCTCAGCCTTCCCCTTCCCGAGCGCATCGAAGCCGCGCATTTCATCGGCATCGGTGGGTCGGGCATGTCAGGGCTCGCCCGGATGTTCCTCGACCGCGGCATCCGCGTGTCCGGTTCGGACCGCGCCGAGAGCCAGGCACTGCGAGAGCTTGCCGACCTCGGCGCGACGGTGCACGTGGGGCACGATGCCGCCAACCTCGGGGATGCCGACACCGTCATCCACACCGGTGCGATCTGGCCCGAGAACCCCGAGTTCGTCACGGCGAAGGAGCGGGGGATGCCGGTCATCCATCGCTCGCAGGCTCTGCACTGGTTGATCGGCGGGCGCAGGCTCGTCTCGGTGGCAGGAGCGCACGGCAAGACGACCTCGACCGGCATGATCGTCACCGCCCTTCAGGCTCTTTCCGAGCGCCCGACGTTCGTCAACGGCGGCGTGATCGCCCAGCTCGGGGCCTCCAGCGCCACCGGATCCGATGACCTGTTCGTCATCGAAGCGGACGAGTCCGACGGGACGTTCCTCCTGTACGACACCTCGATCGCGCTGATCACGAATGTCGACCCCGACCACCTCGACCACTACGGCACGGACGACGCGTTCGTCGATGCCTTCGCGACGTTCGCGAACCGCGCGAGCGAGGCGGTGGTGATCTCCGCGGACGACGCGGGCGCCCGAAACGTCGCAGACCGGCTCACGCACTCCCACGTCCTCACCTTCGGCCAGTCGGAGGGCGCCGACGTGCGCATCACCGACCTGCGCACCGACGGGCCGGTGGCGTTCACGATCAGCCACGGCGCCGCATCCGCGCGAGCCCGCTTGACGCTTCCCGGGGCGCATAACGCGATCAACGCCGCAGGCGCGGTGGCGGTGCTGCTGACGCTGGGGCACGACCTGACGTCATCCGTGCGCGCCGTCGAAGGATTCGAAGGGACGATCCGCCGTTTCGAGCTGCACGGCGTCGCTCGCGGCGTCAGCGTGTTCGACGACTACGCCCACCACCCGACCGAGGTCGCGGCAGCGCTCGTCGCCGCGCGCTCCGTGATCGGCGACGGGCGGATCATCGCCATCCAGCAGCCGCACACCTACTCGCGCACGCAGCAGATGTACCGCGAGTTCGCCGAGGTGCTGGAGGAATACGCCGACCACACGGTGATGCTGGACGTGTTCGGCGCCCGCGAGGATCCGATCCCCGGCGTGACCGGCGAACTGGTCTCCGACGCGTTCGCCGATCCCGCGCATGTGCACTACGTCGCAGACTGGCAGGAGGCGGCCGCCTACACGGCCACCGTCGCCCGGGACGGCGACTATGTCATCACGCTGGGCTGCGGCAACGTCTACCAGATCATTCCGCAGGTGCTTGATGCGCTGGCGCAGACGCCGGCCTCCGCGGACGACGCGGCCTCCGGTCGAGCGGAGTAG
- a CDS encoding FtsQ-type POTRA domain-containing protein codes for MRRPTPLPPPVDGSTEIVHRTPARRPDAAPPTTAAETEADTPHVEPAEEERAIAPVIPLAAPTSMQRPAVIPTTVAAEDEPTSPDDGAPVRIRDVWAAARARRKALRAEIRRFTGRQRRKRALWLGGAASVVLLVLATLGAAYSPLFAVEHIRVVGAQQLDAPAVEAALSEQIGTPLPLVDESAVKAALVAFPLVESYTLEGRPPHELVVRIVERTPIGLIQTRAGFTLVDAAGVALSTSTTPAPGRPLVTVEGGTGTPAFEAIGKVMRSLPASILVQVTAVSASTPDDVTLTLGGSNAQVVWGSAEDSALKALVLETTMAARPPASVSVYDVSSPSAIVVR; via the coding sequence ATGCGCCGGCCGACGCCGCTCCCGCCTCCGGTGGATGGATCGACCGAGATCGTCCACCGCACGCCGGCGCGCCGACCCGATGCGGCGCCGCCGACGACGGCCGCGGAGACCGAGGCGGACACACCCCACGTCGAGCCGGCCGAGGAGGAACGGGCGATCGCACCGGTCATCCCGCTGGCGGCGCCGACGTCGATGCAGCGACCGGCCGTGATTCCCACGACGGTTGCCGCCGAGGACGAACCGACGAGTCCCGACGACGGCGCCCCCGTGCGGATCCGGGACGTCTGGGCGGCAGCCCGCGCGCGCAGGAAGGCGCTGCGCGCCGAGATCCGCCGATTCACCGGCCGGCAGCGGCGCAAACGCGCGCTGTGGCTCGGAGGCGCGGCATCCGTCGTCCTGCTCGTCCTGGCGACGCTGGGTGCCGCCTACAGCCCGCTGTTCGCCGTCGAGCACATCCGCGTCGTCGGAGCCCAGCAGCTGGACGCACCGGCCGTCGAGGCCGCCCTGTCCGAGCAGATCGGGACGCCGCTGCCCCTCGTGGACGAGAGCGCGGTCAAGGCCGCGCTCGTGGCGTTCCCGCTCGTAGAGTCCTACACCCTCGAGGGCCGCCCCCCGCATGAGCTGGTGGTGCGCATCGTCGAGCGCACCCCGATCGGCCTCATCCAGACGCGGGCCGGCTTCACGCTGGTGGATGCCGCGGGCGTGGCGCTGTCCACCTCCACGACTCCCGCGCCCGGACGCCCGCTGGTCACGGTCGAGGGCGGCACCGGCACGCCGGCGTTCGAGGCGATCGGCAAGGTGATGCGGTCGCTGCCGGCTTCGATCCTGGTGCAGGTGACCGCCGTCTCCGCCTCCACCCCGGACGATGTCACCCTCACGCTCGGCGGCTCCAACGCGCAGGTCGTCTGGGGGAGCGCCGAGGACTCCGCGCTGAAGGCGCTCGTGCTGGAGACGACGATGGCAGCGCGCCCGCCGGCCTCGGTCAGCGTCTACGACGTGTCCTCGCCCAGCGCGATCGTGGTGCGCTGA
- the ftsZ gene encoding cell division protein FtsZ encodes MSQNQNYLAVIKVVGVGGGGVNAVNRMIDLGLRGVEFIAINTDAQALLMSDADVKLDVGRELTRGLGAGADPEVGRRAAEDHAEEIEEALRGADMVFVTAGEGGGTGTGGAPVVAKIAKSIGALTIGVVTKPFSFEGRRRQSQAETGVAKLKEEVDTLIVVPNDRLLEISDRGISMIEAFATADQVLLAGVQGITDLITTPGLINLDFADVKSVMQGAGSALMGIGSARGADRAIKAAELAVESPLLEASIEGAHGVLLSIQGGSNLGIFEINDAAQLVKEAAHPEANIIFGTVIDDTLGDEVRVTVIAAGFDNGQPTLRLDPVTSSRVLPPPVIPATPAVDAAKEPVRESEPVPVGAAVPDTSYDSAFGDDDLDIPDFLK; translated from the coding sequence ATGAGCCAGAACCAGAACTACCTCGCGGTGATCAAGGTCGTCGGTGTCGGCGGCGGCGGCGTGAACGCGGTCAACCGCATGATCGATCTCGGTCTGCGCGGTGTCGAGTTCATCGCGATCAACACCGACGCGCAGGCGCTGCTGATGAGCGATGCGGACGTCAAGCTCGACGTCGGTCGCGAGCTCACGAGGGGACTCGGCGCGGGTGCCGACCCCGAGGTGGGTCGGCGCGCGGCCGAAGATCATGCCGAGGAGATCGAGGAGGCGCTGCGGGGCGCCGACATGGTCTTCGTCACCGCCGGTGAAGGCGGCGGCACGGGCACGGGCGGAGCCCCGGTCGTGGCGAAGATCGCGAAGTCGATCGGCGCGCTGACCATCGGTGTCGTCACGAAGCCCTTCTCGTTCGAGGGCCGTCGGCGCCAGAGCCAGGCCGAGACCGGCGTGGCCAAGCTGAAGGAAGAAGTCGACACGCTCATCGTCGTGCCCAACGACCGGCTGCTGGAGATCAGCGACCGCGGCATTTCCATGATCGAGGCGTTCGCGACGGCCGACCAGGTTCTCCTGGCCGGTGTCCAGGGCATCACCGACCTCATCACCACGCCGGGACTGATCAACCTCGACTTCGCCGACGTCAAGTCGGTCATGCAGGGCGCGGGTTCCGCGCTCATGGGAATCGGTTCGGCTCGCGGGGCGGATCGCGCCATCAAGGCGGCTGAGCTCGCCGTCGAGTCCCCGCTGCTGGAGGCGAGCATCGAGGGCGCCCACGGCGTGCTGCTGTCGATCCAGGGCGGGTCCAACCTCGGCATTTTCGAGATCAACGATGCCGCGCAGCTGGTCAAGGAAGCAGCGCACCCCGAGGCGAACATCATCTTCGGAACGGTCATCGACGACACGCTCGGCGACGAGGTCCGCGTCACCGTGATCGCCGCCGGCTTCGACAACGGCCAGCCGACGCTGCGGCTCGACCCGGTCACCTCCTCGCGCGTGCTGCCCCCGCCCGTGATCCCGGCGACTCCCGCCGTGGATGCGGCCAAGGAGCCGGTGCGCGAGAGCGAGCCCGTGCCGGTGGGCGCCGCCGTGCCGGACACCAGCTACGACTCGGCGTTCGGTGACGACGATCTCGACATCCCCGATTTCCTGAAGTAG
- a CDS encoding YggS family pyridoxal phosphate-dependent enzyme: MTLAERLAHVDAGIADAALAAGRDPGSITRIVVTKFHPVSLVQELYALGVRDVGENRQQEFSEKAQSVGELEGLRWHFIGQAQTNKARAIRAAASVVHSVDRAKIANALDSAGDDGDPALDVLLQVNLTDDAARGGVSPADLERLAEHVDGCRTLRLRGVMAVAPLGEEPARAFARLSGYADRVRAIVPAATWISAGMTADYADAIAAGATHLRIGSAITGPRPVHG; this comes from the coding sequence TTGACTCTTGCGGAACGGCTGGCGCACGTCGACGCCGGGATCGCCGACGCCGCCCTCGCGGCGGGTCGCGATCCCGGCTCGATCACGCGCATCGTGGTGACGAAGTTCCATCCGGTGTCGCTGGTGCAGGAGCTGTACGCGCTCGGCGTGCGAGACGTGGGCGAGAACCGTCAGCAGGAGTTCAGCGAGAAGGCGCAGAGCGTCGGCGAGCTCGAAGGTCTGCGATGGCACTTCATCGGGCAGGCGCAGACGAACAAGGCGAGGGCGATCCGAGCAGCGGCATCCGTGGTGCATTCCGTGGACCGTGCGAAGATCGCGAACGCTCTTGACTCCGCGGGAGACGATGGCGACCCGGCGCTCGACGTGCTGCTGCAGGTAAACCTGACCGACGACGCGGCGCGCGGGGGAGTGTCACCCGCCGACCTCGAACGCCTCGCCGAGCACGTGGACGGATGCCGCACGCTCCGCCTGCGCGGAGTGATGGCCGTCGCTCCGCTGGGCGAGGAACCCGCACGGGCGTTCGCCCGCCTGTCCGGGTACGCCGATCGGGTGCGCGCGATCGTGCCCGCGGCGACCTGGATCTCGGCCGGAATGACGGCGGATTACGCCGATGCGATCGCCGCAGGCGCGACACACCTGCGGATCGGGTCGGCAATCACGGGCCCGAGGCCCGTGCACGGTTAA
- a CDS encoding cell division protein SepF, with the protein MSNPLKKTMVYLGLADEEEVYDEPDPQPTGRKSVTALDKAAPVTPLHRPTVVRQVTPAAISEILTVHPKQYRDAQVIAENFREGIPVIINLSQMSDADARRLIDFASGLSLGLYGRIERVTSKVFLLSPENVAVSGDGAVAQADPESVPFAQ; encoded by the coding sequence ATGTCGAACCCGCTGAAGAAGACAATGGTGTACCTGGGCCTTGCTGACGAGGAAGAAGTCTATGACGAGCCCGATCCACAGCCGACGGGACGCAAGTCCGTCACCGCACTCGACAAGGCTGCCCCGGTGACGCCGCTGCATCGCCCGACGGTCGTGCGCCAGGTGACCCCCGCAGCGATCAGTGAGATCCTCACGGTGCACCCGAAGCAGTATCGAGACGCGCAGGTCATCGCCGAGAATTTCCGCGAGGGCATCCCGGTGATCATCAACCTCTCGCAGATGAGCGACGCCGACGCACGACGTCTCATCGACTTCGCGAGCGGCCTGTCGCTGGGGCTCTACGGCCGCATCGAGCGCGTCACGAGCAAAGTCTTCCTGCTCTCGCCGGAGAACGTCGCCGTATCCGGCGATGGCGCCGTCGCGCAGGCCGACCCGGAGTCGGTCCCGTTCGCTCAGTAG
- a CDS encoding YggT family protein, with translation MNIVGAIATILNSVLLLYVLVLLVRLVLDWIPFFNREWRPTGAGLVAAELVYTVTDPPIKLFRRFIPPLRVGGIGIDFGFTLTMLLCFVLLAVTRTLAG, from the coding sequence GTGAATATCGTTGGCGCGATCGCCACGATCCTCAACAGCGTCCTCCTGCTCTATGTGCTCGTGCTGCTGGTGCGGCTCGTGCTCGACTGGATACCGTTCTTCAACCGTGAATGGCGCCCGACAGGCGCCGGCCTCGTGGCTGCGGAGCTCGTGTACACAGTCACGGACCCTCCGATCAAGCTCTTCCGCCGTTTCATCCCGCCGCTTCGCGTGGGTGGAATCGGCATCGACTTCGGTTTCACACTCACGATGCTGCTCTGCTTCGTCCTGCTCGCGGTGACGCGGACGCTCGCGGGCTAA
- a CDS encoding DivIVA domain-containing protein, whose product MALTPDDVVTKQFQHVRFKEGFDPDEVDDFLDEIVVEWRKSIAEADELRAKLAAYESGAEAPSAPVAVIEQAPAAPVAEVIEVGQGSTAPAAASAGIIELAQRLHDEHVAEGIAQRDKLIADAQAQAATIVSDAETKGREEIARLDKERSILENRITELRNFERDYRAQLRGYIEGKLRDLETTGTTSGSTPVSAIGL is encoded by the coding sequence ATGGCATTGACCCCCGATGACGTCGTCACCAAGCAGTTTCAGCACGTCCGGTTCAAGGAGGGTTTCGACCCCGATGAGGTGGACGACTTCCTCGACGAGATCGTCGTGGAGTGGCGCAAGTCCATCGCCGAAGCGGACGAGCTGAGGGCCAAGCTCGCCGCCTACGAATCCGGTGCCGAGGCACCTTCCGCCCCCGTTGCGGTCATCGAGCAGGCGCCCGCCGCTCCTGTCGCCGAGGTCATCGAGGTCGGTCAGGGCAGCACTGCTCCCGCGGCCGCCAGCGCAGGCATCATCGAGCTCGCTCAGCGCCTCCACGACGAGCACGTCGCCGAGGGCATCGCCCAGCGTGACAAGCTCATCGCCGACGCGCAGGCGCAGGCGGCGACGATCGTCTCGGATGCCGAGACCAAGGGTCGCGAAGAGATCGCCCGCCTCGACAAGGAGCGCTCGATCCTCGAGAACCGCATCACCGAGCTGCGCAACTTCGAGCGGGACTACCGCGCCCAGCTGCGCGGATACATCGAGGGCAAGCTCCGCGACCTCGAGACCACGGGCACGACGTCGGGTTCCACCCCGGTGTCTGCCATCGGCCTCTAA
- the lspA gene encoding signal peptidase II produces the protein MTGRAPLRKAAAGTIIALLAVLVLAADQFSKYLAIQNLPPQQAVEVLGDFLSFYLVRNPGAAFSLGEGVTWIFTIALAAVAAVIVWLAVTRVRSPWWAVVLGLLLGGVLGNLTDRTFREPGFAVGHVIDFINTPWMWFWTNPAIYNVADIFIVTMMIGVALLVLVGLHLDGTRDARKDDETLLGEGDEVPPGGGVVGFEGEEFPLADPDAGAPRAREPRRDADG, from the coding sequence TTGACAGGCCGAGCCCCCCTTCGCAAGGCGGCGGCCGGCACCATCATCGCGCTTCTCGCGGTGCTGGTGCTGGCCGCCGACCAGTTCTCGAAGTACCTCGCGATTCAGAACCTGCCGCCCCAGCAGGCGGTCGAGGTGCTGGGCGACTTCCTGAGCTTCTACCTGGTGCGCAATCCCGGTGCCGCCTTCTCGCTCGGCGAGGGCGTCACGTGGATCTTCACCATCGCTCTGGCGGCCGTGGCCGCGGTGATCGTGTGGCTGGCGGTCACACGAGTCCGCTCCCCGTGGTGGGCGGTCGTGCTGGGGCTCCTGCTCGGCGGAGTGCTCGGCAATCTCACCGATCGCACGTTCCGCGAGCCGGGCTTCGCGGTCGGTCACGTGATCGACTTCATCAACACCCCGTGGATGTGGTTCTGGACGAACCCGGCGATCTACAACGTCGCCGACATCTTCATCGTGACGATGATGATCGGCGTGGCACTCCTCGTGCTCGTCGGGCTGCACCTGGACGGCACCCGCGACGCGCGCAAGGACGACGAGACGCTGCTCGGCGAAGGGGATGAAGTCCCGCCCGGTGGAGGTGTCGTCGGATTCGAGGGCGAGGAATTTCCCCTGGCCGATCCGGATGCCGGTGCGCCACGGGCCCGCGAGCCACGCCGTGACGCGGACGGCTGA
- a CDS encoding RluA family pseudouridine synthase: MESRSLPVPEGLDGTRVDAALAKMLGFSRTFAAEVAEAGGVAMDGREMAKSDRLRAGSWLEVSWTPKEGPRVVALAVPDLGIVYEDDDIVVVDKPTGVAAHPSLGWEGPTVLGALAAGGIHTATTGAAERQGIVHRLDVGTSGLMVVAKSEGAYTALKRAFKEREVEKIYHTVVQGHPDPLAGTIDAPIGRHPSHSWKFAVTPDGKDSVTHYETLEAFPRAALLEIHLETGRTHQIRVHMAAHRHPCVGDPLYGSDPTLAARLGLTRQWLHARELSFAHPATGDWVTFTSEYPDDLAHALEVLRDE; encoded by the coding sequence ATGGAGTCCCGGAGTCTCCCCGTGCCGGAGGGGCTGGACGGCACGCGGGTGGATGCCGCTCTGGCCAAGATGCTGGGCTTCTCGCGCACCTTCGCCGCCGAAGTGGCCGAGGCCGGTGGTGTCGCGATGGACGGCCGGGAGATGGCGAAGTCGGATCGACTGCGGGCGGGCTCGTGGCTCGAGGTGTCGTGGACGCCGAAGGAAGGCCCGCGCGTCGTCGCACTGGCCGTGCCGGACCTCGGGATCGTGTACGAGGACGACGACATCGTCGTCGTCGACAAGCCCACGGGCGTCGCCGCGCATCCCTCGCTCGGCTGGGAGGGCCCGACGGTGCTCGGAGCACTCGCGGCCGGCGGCATCCACACCGCGACGACCGGAGCCGCCGAGCGGCAGGGCATCGTCCACCGGCTCGACGTCGGGACGAGCGGGCTGATGGTCGTCGCGAAGTCCGAGGGTGCATACACCGCTCTCAAACGCGCTTTCAAGGAGCGCGAGGTCGAGAAGATCTATCACACCGTGGTGCAGGGACACCCCGATCCGCTGGCGGGGACGATCGACGCGCCCATCGGGCGGCATCCCTCGCATTCGTGGAAGTTCGCCGTCACACCCGACGGCAAAGACTCGGTCACGCACTACGAGACGCTGGAGGCGTTTCCGCGCGCGGCGTTGCTGGAGATCCACCTGGAGACCGGCAGAACTCACCAGATCCGCGTTCACATGGCCGCACACCGGCATCCGTGCGTCGGCGATCCGCTCTACGGGAGCGATCCGACCCTGGCCGCCCGGCTGGGCCTGACCCGGCAGTGGCTGCACGCGCGGGAGTTGTCGTTCGCGCACCCTGCGACCGGCGATTGGGTGACGTTCACATCCGAGTACCCGGACGATCTCGCGCACGCACTCGAGGTGCTCCGCGACGAGTAG